TAAATTTTACAAGATGTGTGATATTTATGGTATGTGTTACTATTGGTAAGTGATATTTTTGGTATGGGTGAAACACATTGTAAACAAGACAGGCATCAGCTAAGACCAGGAACTCTAAAAGTTACATCATTGTACAAATCAGACATCTATTAAAGCAGGtgcatacgtgggaagatctcccagcaacctgcggattgtcgtgggtttcccctggggccAGCCCGacttcctcccaccgtaatgctggccgccgtcgtataagtgaaatattcttgagaacagcgtaaaacaccaatcaaataaaataaataaataaatcattttcaatGCTAATCCCAGGTTGTGATTGCTTCGCAAATAACTGGTGTGGGATTTAACCTACGATCTCCGAACACCaatcacatcaataaataaataaattaaagtagaTGTACTGGTTCGATGAACAGTTTGATCATTTAAGCCATACTatgattttctgtatttgttttataacaGTTCAGTATATCCTTCTTCCTGCGCTTACTTTTTTCTTTCCGCCTGTGCCACTCGGTCTCTAATTTGTAGATTGACCAGGACAGTGTTCCTGTCACGTTGCCACTTACTCCACAACATTCCAGCTGTAAAACAAAGCATTACTActatgcttacatgtattctgaCAACTCAATCCACCGTAAAGTATTTTAGTCctagtgaaaaaaataaacttttattgAGAGTTATAAATTACAACTTACaatttttataaattacaaTTTAATAATTCTGACCAGTTTTCTGGTCCATATTTGCTTGAAGATGTATCACTTTAAAGACCACAACTTTGAGCTTTTAAACAGTCAATGAAACAGAACCAAAGCACCTGCTAGTCAGAATAACGAATTTttcaataataacaaaaaagaacaaagatATCGACGACTGTTCAAACACCTCCACGCAAACTTCATACAGAATTGACATAAATGTAGATATTAAACGATGATACAGGATGTAGCATCCTGCTCAGTCAATGGCCAACACGTTCCCATTTACTTACCTCTCTCTGCACGGAGTCCCAAGCGTCTGTGATCAACCTATTTTCAGATTTGGTTCGAATGTCCACACCATATTTTGTGACTAAATTATCTATAAACCTTTGCTCAAGCTTGTTTTCTAACTGCAAgtgaaaatataagaaaaaaataaaaaccaaatatGGGACAAAGTACGTGTTTGATGACATTGGTTATCAACAGGTACAGGTATCTCCTCCAAGACGAGAAAACAGAGAGCAGGAACGTTGGACAAAAACCAGTTTTCTATTTCTTAATACTCTATTCAGTTTTTAAGATATCCAGCCTGACTTTATGTCTAAAGcttgtatttcaaatttatacacacaaacaagCCGAAACATCACAGCATTATAAATTTTCTTTATAGTGAACTTCTTACCTATATGTATTGTAATACAATACACATGGAAATTTTATGTATAGTATTATGTTACCAAATTAAAGGCAGCTAGTTACTGAAATGTCAAATAATGTTATCAAATTTAAGGGTACCTATTGTTAGCTAGTTGTGTAGTCACCAATTAACAGTCGCCGTTCAAAGTTAATTGTTAACATTCCTGACCCTCCAAAAAACGTTGTTTCATATGGTTAATTACAGTTTTTAATTACAGTGGTTAATTATAGTTACTTACatattgttttgaaatgaaGGCGATGGCACAACCGCCGACAGCATGATCAGCATGAGAGTTAACGTTGTAGCATACTGAAACAAAGTCACAAATGATAATTAACTAAACAAAGCGCACGGTACGGTACTGAAACAAAGTAACAAAGGATAAGCAACTAAACTAAACAGAGGATGGATACAAGGGGCACACTTTAGGTGCTGAGCTTACAGTGGTTTCAAGTCCCTAACTGTAGAGCTCATGACCTCCACTATATAGTAGTCTACAGTGCAACAACTGTTTGCTTACATTGCAACTTTTACGAACCTTTCCAGGGTTTTGggaagtaaaatatatttagatGAAGGAGATTCGACACTTTTTTCAGTTCGTCACTGTCAAGACCATCCTACTTTGTTTGCAAATCTTCCAGTAATGATAACCCATCCTACAAAAAAACGAACACAAAAGCGGACTTCCTATGGTTCAATCAGCCTCACGAGATAAGATTGGTATGGCAGTCATGCAGTTCTTTGCACCTAGATTCTGTTTGTTTTGGGTAAACCTACTTAAAGAACCTTATATGTAATAAGGACAACTTACAAATCCTAGTACACATCTGTCTTCCTTCATAGTTCCACAACAGCCGCAGAAAGCCAGTAATGACACTACACCACCGCCTGCTATTAACAAATAGGAGGCAATTTCAAACATGTTCACGCCCACTAGTGCTGTCACTTCCCGGGCATTAAAGTCCTTCAGCATCAACCATACACCTGCCCCCAATCCACCGAGGCCAACGATCTGAAAAAAACGAACAATGGAAATATTTAGTCAcaaagttttcttttctgttgCAGAAAATCTCCAgaataaaaaaagatttttgGACCAAAGCATGTTTCTCCTCTGCTCGCTTTCTTGAAAACTCGTGAAAGTATTAAGCATGTCATATGACGCAGAGAGAGAATAAAGTAAGAACACATGTTTTACCAAACTTGGATAACACCCGTGAAATTTTGGATGGTTGCTCATAAACAACAACGGTGTTTCCAATGGGATTAAGCTCCAAACATAATCAGTCTATGTCCGGCATTTATAGACAAAAAAGAGCTATTATATAGTACAGATGAGCGGGCAAAAGAGCGAACACGCGTTGGTATATTCTAAATACATTATACAAAACTAcaacaaagagagtaaaaccagagttgTAACGTCAGATTAAATGGTTAGCAAATAGTCACACACGTCAAAATACTGACGTTGACAAATATGGTGAGCATCGGCGCATCGAAGACATAGGAGGGGCGCCCGAGATTACAATCACAATGCTTCTTAAAAAATAGCAGATGGGGAGATAATATATGTACCTGAATATGTTGTTATATATGAAGAAGAAAAGCTTGTTTTGACATATGGCCATCTCGTATGTCTGAGGTGAGAAAATCCCACGAACAGCTATGCATCCTTATCTAGTTTCACGCTTGTCAGATGTCATAATTCTGTCAGTGATGAGTATAATCATAAACTTTGCAAGATAAGCATTAAGGCGAGGACAGGAAGTTTTATGGATTTACTATAGAATGGTCAAACGTCCGCTAAACACGAGATCGTTTCGTCTACGCATACATAGCTCAGCGAGACCTTTTGTTCATGTCTATACATTATCTCGGTCAAGTTAAAGCTGTGTTTTCGTTGGCAGCTAATTGCAGCTCGTGCTTTACTGATCTCCGCATGTCGAGCGGAGACTCCGCTTCGTAAGCCAGAACGTTTGCCACGAACCGATGTTGTCGCTCAATCCGCTCAGTGATGCCTGAATGACCGTGAATATCTCAGGCGCTATCGTGAATCTTCCATGGCACGCAAAATCATTGATTTTTGTTCCTCCTGAATTGATGGCTGGTACCTATCGGAAGATCCAATCACAGCAGGTCTAGCCATGCCAATTTCTGCttcattttatttctcattCTGAGATGGTGACAAGCAGATAGTCTGAATGACATGCTTATCTTTCATATCTGGGAATTCAAAAGTAAACCTATAGCAAATCGGGTGTTTTGTTTGATCATGCTTTCCTGTAGGCCCAATTCAAAACGTAATTAACAAGCTTATCGCGATTTATTTCAGCGTAAATCTGCAAACTTGTACCTTTTGTGTTACACTCAGCTAGTTCCCAAGTACCTATACAATACAACGTGGCATAAAGCACATATTCCAGTATTATAACAGCGAGGACCTGTGATGGTTCAAAGCGCAGATAAGGTAGGAAAACAagtaacatatttatataacgGTAAACACAAAGACTATGGCAGACCGATGGGCACATGGGTTTGGATTTCAAACTCCAACGATGCTACACACaccaaaatattaataaaaccaAAAGACGCACAGTTCAAATATAATGCGAACAGGGTAAACTATTTCACTGACTTTCATCGGACGGAGCCTCTCACCCTGATGGGTGTGTGTGCATACGATGTAAAACATTCcacattttacatttctacaATTAATTCGGTATTTTAACCAGCTTGATCCTCAGACGCTATCTTCTCCAGTAGAGTAATAGTTCTCCTTACGTTTTCATCAAACCTTCAATGTGATCAAGCAGAATGCTGCTGCGTATGTGGAGGCGTGGAGGCATGGAATCACAGGGATTTGATGCATGGACGAATGGTTCCTACTTCACTAGTTATCAATGACCTTACGGTCATGACAATGTAATGGCTGATTCcatatatttttatgtcatCTAGTGTGTCCAAGTTTCTCCATGGAAAGTCAAAAAGTCAGGTGGTAAAATACCAAAAAGGTATAACAAAACGATGACAACGCtaaaaggtataaaaaaaatattgactcTACAGAGCCCAATGAAGAATAAATTTGACTTTTGGAGAGCGCAGTGTCAAACTTTGCAGACAGTCCTTTGCACAATGCCTTGTGTTTATATGTCCGCGGATATTCAGGATGAACATATCTGAATGGAGAGACGGTTCAAAATTGATTTCACATTGATTGACGGTCCACCATTATCCATTCGCTACATTAACATAAACAATGACAGAAACTTCTACTTAAAGCTTCAAAGCTTTATTCACTTTGATCATTGGTTGAGAAGATGTGAATTTCATCGGTATCGGtcaatattataaaaatagcGGCATCTTCTCTACGCGGTCACGATCAATCTGATTTACCTGACAGCGTGCATATCCCCTCCCCATACCCTGCTGCATGTTTATCCCCTCCCCACACCCTGCTGCGTGCATATTCCCCAGCGTGCAATGTCCTCTCCCCACACCTGCTGCGTACCTATCCCCCTGCGTGCATATCCTCTTCCCACACCCTGCTGCGTGCATATCCCCTTTCCACACCCTGCTGCATCCACATCCCCTCCCCACACTCTGCTGCGTCCACATCCCCTCCCCACACCCTGCTGCGTGCATATCCCCTCCACACCCTACTGGGTGCATTCCCCTCCCCACACCCTGCAGTGTGCAtatccattcattcatattCATTAACTTTGTGGGCTATTCAAACTGCACGATTGCGAATGGAAATTAGGTGAAAATAATTCGTGACAACTAGAACCATGTCATGACATCTCTTCTAAAGACGAAAgaaaatgtcttaaaacaatTTCTACAGAAAGGGGTAACCATTCGGTGAAATCACAAAGAGGAAAAAAGGTTTACTAATACATGTCCAGACACAACAGATTCAAGccaaatatcacaaaatcatAGGCCTACCTAAAATATACACTGTCATTATTGTGGATACAAACATTAATGACCACCAGCACCTCTCATACCCCGCCACATATTTCCGTTTGAAAATAATTAACTGACTGCTGGGTTAGAAATACAGCTAAACGTTGCTTGATACACAATGCATTCACATGCAGTAAAACGTACTGATTGAGAACTACACGTAGGATCTGTTTCCTTGATTACTTAGCGAGGATAAattctgttgttgttggcaCACATCCTCCCCAACACCCATCCAGATAAGAATGCCTACACTACTTGCTACACACAACAAAACGTCCGTCTGACATTTACAACTCGTAGGTATGTTTTGGGGTTAGAATACACGCATTACCGACATGTGATCTACCACTTCAACCACCGCGATCATCGTTCCAAAGAAAGGGCAGAGTGAGAAAAGTAGCAAGGATTACTAAAACATCTGGATGCAAGATGGAGAATTTGCACAAACGTAACTTGGAAATACTGTACTAGGACATGAAATGAGGCCAGAGTGAAAAGAGTACATTGCATGGAGGACCCACTTAACAGGCTGTAGGTAATAAATTCACACGTTAATGCTCATAATTTGAGTCCCGAGTTAAAATGATGAGAACGTGTGGTATATGGTGGCACTATGTGTTCAGTATGCAGGACTTACCAGGAGTATCACGTTATAGCATGACATCGTCCCTCGTAGACATTTGAGACAGGTACTGGTGTCCCGCCGCCGGTTTCGAGGGTATCCCCTGTCATCGATGCTGAAGGAGTCCTTGGACTTTTGGTGTGAGTTAAGAGGCTGTAGAGACCaaagcaagacaacaagaactttACTCCATGTCGAATATCATTCCTCAATCTCAACCAGGACTTTTTCGTCAggaatcaataaaataaacaggGTAGCCGGATAGCAGGCCAGTTTTCATCCAGGTGGGAATTTTTTTACACCCATGCTGAAACGAACTTACAAACTTacaaaaattattacatgtcATTAGCATGGGTAATACAGTAAAATGTTAATCAAGCTATCACAAGATTTGGTATACAAATTACCATCTACGCCAAACGATGAATAAACAAGAAATGAAGCAAGTGTCATCAAAAAGACCATGGACAACAATATCTGAAAATGTGTGTACTAATGTTCTAGGCAAACTGCACATTTGTAGAGTCCATTTCTATGATGGTAACAAGATATGCCACCGAAACAGCTAAACCTGATATCATACACAACTTTATTTACCatattttggaatatttttgtttcaccgTAAGCAGTGTTATATATATCAGAATCGGTGTTTTTAcagatttaaatatatacagtcCAGCTCATCCTTACTTTCTATccggtcctacgtgggaaggtctaccagcagccgGATTCTGTAAGGATCCCTctcacagtaatgctggccgacgttagtatacgtgaaatattcttgagtatggtgtaaaacaccattcaagtaAATAGTTACATACACTTTTTACTATAACATCATTTGCCATTGGAAGAATTCTTCAGAGGTACTGCTTCGGTATACTGTTTAATGTTGTATTAATCAACAATGAACAACAGAACAAGGGTGCAGTAACTGACAGTTCAGAGATAATTTTCTTGAGTTTTATATTTTAGTACACAATCAATGTAAAACGCGCTTATCAATGACTCGCTGAATGGGCGCCACTCAGGTCAGGTCCAGTTTATACTCCTGTCCCTTCACCAACTGGTTCGCGGGGCACTCCAACTGTGTACACAATGACTTAACACCCAGATATATCTGTCACACACTGTCTCAAAAGTATTATTAGGGTTCCTTATAGTTATCGGCAAATATCTGATAactccaataaaaaaaaagtgagtgTGACACATTTAATCCCATCTGCAATACATTAGCATGCATGCTGTGCGTGTGAACGAGTGCAAGAAGTAATTGAAGGATCtggtacaaaatatttaaacctGTAGACCGCATGGTGaggtagtgtacatgtatagaccaAAAATGTATAAACGAGCCCCTATTCAAATGTTGGTATGTGCgttagtatgtatgtacatttggaTACAGACCCACATCACTACTTTATTATGTAGCTAATAAATCCACTAATTTGAATCAAATGGCCCCATTTACATAAGAATGCAGATAAGTACAATATTAGCCAGATATAATACCCAATCTGAATATCGTATCTCGATCGATACGGTCGATTTCCTGTgcacattgtaaatgtataccTTATTTACTAATATAGTATTGTTATTATGTTGTCGCGGTCAACTGACCCAGGCCCAATCTAATTTAGCATAATTTAATCATCATACAAAATTTAATCATCATacgaaatttaaaaaaaaaaaaaaaaacacgtctgAAAACGTATGGCATTTATCATATTTGACGTAGCCTATACCCAATGAACAATACACCGTTAGAATACTAAATATAAGCAGTCAACAAACAGATTTCACCACCACCCACAAACAAAAAGAGAAGAATTCCAAGACCCAGGGAACCCAACGTAAGCCTCATGAGAGCGAAAGTTCAAAACTACAGTTGGAATACAACGATGTAAGGAGTTCAGAAATTAATCTGGTTATTCTTATACCCGTTGTCTACATGAGAAAATTCAACtttttacctatatatacatatatgtctttATTAGCCTGTTGAACTCCCACGGTACCAGCTGGGgattacagcgcatgcgccagTGGGCGCACTTACCACACAGTCGCACTCACAAGATCTGTTGGGGCGGGCTTGCCAAATTTCGGTGGTTACGGCgggctctccggtttcctcaacccataaaactaacagccatgatataagtgaaaaactctaaagattataaacaacaatcaaataaataaataaagacattttttcaaacaaaacctATGAAATAATATTCAGACAAAGAACCAGAATCTGATTTACGTAATAAATCAAAAGGTgctcacagaaaaaaaaaataaagaactgCATTGAAGCATGTGGAACAAATGTGTTGCATTCCGAATACCCCATTGTTTAACTCCGTTCTATAACTGACACATGACAACAAGGAGGAACCAGTGTGTACATTCTACTTGTCCTGTATACGTATCAGCCGCACTCATAATATTTTGACCAAACAATTGTTTACATACCAAGCAGACTGCAGGCCTTTGTGATTTGCGCTGGTATAGCCCAAGCAGATAAATAAGTCTAGCTAAGTTATACAAATAGGAATTAGAATAGGACTGGGCTCAGCAGTCAACCCTGCCGTAGGCCTTGAAGTACGTGCCAGGTCCACACACTCACTGACGGATACAGGAACGGCTGTATACAACCGGGGTTAGGCTACAGCGTCACAACAAGTGGCGACAATTAGAGGGCTTCGGGTTTTTTTATCACGATTATTTTATAATCCCGGCCTCTCTACCGCACGGATAGTTTGTCTTGCACTATTTTAAACTTTCCAAcgtaaaccaaaaacaaaacaaaaaatacacacaccacactgctaTGAATTATGAAGTCCAAGACAGAACGTTTCATTAATGGCGGACTACGGCACTTAAAGTTCATTGTTACCGTCCTGTTAAAACGTACATGGTATATTAGGAGCGGCTTACATGGCACAAAAGAAATTACTCTTTACAGGATGTGGATTTCGTTGAACTTACGTATTTTTTCTTCATCCTACTTTTGTCAATACCAGCATCAGAAAGGGCACAATGACCGCTCGAAATCTCTCCGAGTTTCCCCCACCAGATGTCTCCCTATAGAATAACCCGCCTATATCCCTACTCCAGCTAACCAGGTCAATCGTCAAGCATGCAGTGGATATAAATATCACAGCAGTTGTCGCAGGCAGTCGTCCTCCCAGAGAGCCCGGCTCATATACAGGACCACATGTCGAAATTTAGCACAGCTAACCACCACGTCGAGCTTCTATACCGATGTCTAATGTTTATCCCTGTCTATGTTCTTAGTTTCAGTACTACAGCTAATGTCCCCCTATGGTCACATAAGGACAGCCTCAAAAAGTGTCGCAATATCCTTTCATCAAATGATGCGCGTCCTGGTTCAAGTGTGACTAAATTAAAGTGTGTCCTTAAACGAACAAGATCCTGTTTTGCTTTAATAAAATCAGTGCACGTCATGTATACTTGTGTAAATCCATCACTGTCATCCATCAGCAGCAGCAGTATCATCATTACATACTAAATGATAACGGATAACAGATAACCGTTATGGGATTATGGGATACCCACACCGATATAACCGCGTGACACTCTTGGTCCGTATCTACACTATGGGATATCCACACAGATATAGCTGCGTGACACTCATTGTCCGTCTCCAGACTATGGGATACCGGCCCATACCGATATATCGTGAAACACTCCTCGTCGGTATCTACACTATGGGATACCCACACAGATATAACCGTGTGACACTCCTCGTCGGTATCTACACTATGGGATACCCACACAGATATAACCGTGTGACACTCATCGTCCGTATTTATTACAAAGGGATAATTGTACTGATGAGCCCGGGTAACCGTGAGACCGCCGCTATCtacaaaatgatttatttatttatttgattggtgttttacgccgtactcaagaatatttcacatatacgacggcggccagcattatggtgggtggaaaccgggcacagcccgcggtaaacccacgaccatccgcaggttgctgagagaccttcccacttacggccggagaggaagctagcatgagctggacttgaactcacaccgaccgcattggtgtttACAGAATGAGAATGCACGCTTAGAAACAAGCCGATATCGACAACTATCATCAACAGCTACGGTCCACGTTCCCAAATTACCGTGGTTTTTAAGGGATACCTGGAAAACTCGGGAAAATCAACGTAGTGGTTGTAGAACTAGATGTAATGGCTGGTGGATATATGGAGTGAATCGTTCGCAAATACCCGCAGCTTCGATTGTAGGTCAGTTAATCGCATTATGCTTTAAAGGTTAACATATTATAATATACCTAACCCAGTTGTGTACATACTTGTCGACATACCACAAGTAATGGTGTAGCTAGTTTCACGGCTTGGCTGCCAGCACACAAGCAACAAGGGACAGATCAGCAGACAAGCAGGCAACGACTTGGTTTGCATACAAGCAAACATGAGTTTGATCAATATATATTGGCACCAAGAGCTTGGTGTGCAACATGAGTTTGATCAATGTTTAAGTAGCAACACAGTGCTATGCACACAAGCAACAAAAGTCAAATCAGTTTATAAGCACACAACCAACACGCCTGATCAACGCCCATGCAAGTGCATGGCTATACCGTACAAGCTATCGTACTCCGACGTATTGAAAGTGATATGTCTGGTAAGACAGCCCACGACATCTCTTGGTCAATTCTATTTAACAGATGGAGCAATTGTGTTACATCCAAGTCGAAGTCAACCTAGCTTACACATGTACCAATATTCGACAACGTGTGTGTATAGGTAACATAGTCGCAAATGACACgtctaaaataaataatttaacagtGAACTGCCACAGGAAACATGTAACAATCGGTGATGATCAGTCAGcacatgtttaaaatttctCAGATTGTTGCTATACACATCACTATTACGTCATCCATGACTATGGGTCCTCGTTACAAAATTCGTCACACTGGCTTAGTTTTAACAGCATGTTAGTAAATCTATTGACCATTGTTTACTTCAATTTATTTCGGCCAATGcattaagtacaacgtaaagtGGATTGAGTTTATGTGTAACGTACACGTCTGCTTGGTTCAATGGTAAATACTGCATCGTAACTAATCTACACTAATAAAGATAGCCCAAAACAGTAATAAAGATAGCCCAAAACAGTAATAAAGATAGCCCAAAACATCATAAATCTCGTTGAGCATTGCGTATGGCCTTCAACATAACTTCACTTGTCTCCATGCAGCAGGACGATCCCAATGCCATCGTATTCATGATGCTGTTAATATGGCACGGTTTGCTAAAATCCCTATAGATGAAGGACCACCAAGTCTGTGCTGTGACACAGAACTGACCAATTGCCTGCTCCATCAACGGGAATAACTTAAATGGGCGAGTCTGAACTCAGCAAAGCGGAGTTTTTAACTCCGTTGTCGTACGGTAAAGGAGTCTTGGCAATATAAGCCCCATACTGACTGGCAATCACTTATCTACATTAGTTCATATTAAGAATATATTATATACCCATTTACGACGCTTACTTTTGCTATCTCTATAAACAGACGCCAAGTGTGGTGAATACTGATGAGGAGATGAACGGATCGATCTCTTTTCCAATGCTTTACCCACTAATCTAAGAAAAGCCGCATAAATGACTATGACATGTACGTAGCACATATCCTTTCGATATAAAAAAtgacagacagatagatagTTTATTTGACGCGAACAAAACTTTCTCCTTGTCACGCACCTAAAATACAACTGATGCTTTCATGA
Above is a window of Liolophura sinensis isolate JHLJ2023 chromosome 7, CUHK_Ljap_v2, whole genome shotgun sequence DNA encoding:
- the LOC135469998 gene encoding LOW QUALITY PROTEIN: tetraspanin-18-like (The sequence of the model RefSeq protein was modified relative to this genomic sequence to represent the inferred CDS: inserted 1 base in 1 codon), whose amino-acid sequence is MNGNILMGPKEDLPDSLGYLSLESNDIQPLNSHQKSKDSFSIDDRGYPRNRRRDTSTCLKCLRGTMSCYNVILLIVGLGGLGAGVWLMLKDFNAREVTALVGVNMFEIASYLLIAGGGVVSLLAFCGCCGTMKEDRCVLGFYATTLTLMLIMLSAXCAIAFISKQYLENKLEQRFIDNLVTKYGVDIRTKSENRLITDAWDSVQRELECCGVSGNVTGTLSWSIYKLETEWHRRKEKKVPYVPESCCKKDADIGLCTGSKPFPGPPAVGSDTVAGRKVNPHLSSDGCYDKVVEKIGEHALIIGLISAAIPLFLIIGVVISCCLCFKVEKDPDDDDDDSLSNV